One Candidatus Nitrotoga arctica genomic window, CGCTTCATGCTGCAAGATATGCTGGGCAATATTTGGAAACCGCTGGGGCGCACCTCATGGTATCCATCTGTATTGTTAAGTAGCGGCATCATTGTGGCCGCGTGGGGCTATTTTTTATATATTGGTGTGATTGATCCGAATGGCGGTGTTAATATTTTGTGGCCGCTGTTTGGCATCTCGAATCAAATCTTGGCCGCCATCGCGCTGTGTGTAGCCACGGGTATCCTGATTAAATCCGACAAGCTAAAATATGCTTGGATCACAGCTTTACCACTTGCCTGGTTGATCATAATTACCAGCAGTGCAGCGTGGGAAAAAATCACCAGCGCAGATGTACGTATCGGCTTCCTCGCTGCTGCTAATGACCTTGCCACAAAACTCGCATCAGGTCTTCTTTCTCCAGAAAAGGCGGCCATCGCGCCACAGCTCATCTTCAATCAGCGTCTTGACGCGGTACTGACCCTATTTTTTATCTGCATGCTATGGTTGATCGTGTTCGACATGCTGCGTGTTTGTGTCCGCTACCTCACGGGCAAGCCGGTACCTCCTCTGTCCGAGGTTTCACACCATTTGGCTGGAATGGAGAAAGGGTGGGTACGGGATTGATCAAACGAAGCGCGAGCGAATCATCGTCCACGGTAAATGATTCTAGTTTGCCTGTCTTGGAAACTACCCAGGATGTAAATAGGTACATCGCACAAAGCGCTACACTCAGGACAAACGGAACCTGTATCGAACCGCTCGCATTTTGGTCATATGTATGGCGCACTATTCGTGAATTGAGTGGAGATGATGCTTACGAACGCTACATTGCACAACATACCACCAATCATCCTGATACGACGCCACTAGCGCGCAAAGATTTTTTTCTTTATCAGCAACAGCAAAAATGGAGCGGTCTCCAGCGCTGCTGCTGAGGTGTTGCTGACCACAGCAAATCAGAGGTTGGTTAACTTTATGTTTGAATTATTATAAATTTTACAGATGCTTCCTAAAGTTTTCCATTGCACAGCCGAGATTAGTCTTACCTGCACAACACTGCAAAAGTGGTTCATTTATTCTTTCAGGGGTATTCACGTTGCGCTGAATTGTCAAACATTCAATCTGTTGGGTGCGGATTTATTTATAAATTTAACCACGTAAATTAGAGCGAATTCCCCAGGAAGACATATTTTGACTGAAGCTTAGATCAGATACTGAAGCAGCCACATGCACTGTACAAACTGGCAAGTGAGATTAACCAGATGGAGCAGAAGAAAGAAGCCATAATGCGCGACGACTGGACGGAAGCTTCTCGCTTAGCGAAAACATCCGCTCATCCTTCGACAGGCTCAGGACGAACAGATTCACTTCTTCTGTAAGTAGTTGAAAGTTAATTATCCACTCTATTTCTCGTGGAGCCAGATAAAATATTAATAAGGAGTTTGCATGGTTGAGGTTGGCACGAATAAGAACGGGACAGCACAAATGATAGCGGCAAAAAATCTACGGGTACTGTTGTTGGACGACGACAAGTTTACACTCGAATTTGTTGGCGATATGCTGCTCGAACTAGGTGTTGCCGAAGTTATTAGGGCGGAAAATGGTGAGCAGGGACTCGCTATGTTAGCCGGGCTATCATCACAGCCGGATATATTGATATGCGACCTCAGCATGCCTGAAATGGACGGCGTTGGTTTCCTGATGCATCTTGGTATGCAGGGTTACGTTGGCGACGTCATCCTAATCTCAGGAGCCCAACAACATCTGTTGTCCGGGATGGATATGTATTCCAGCAAGCTGGGCTTGATTCCTTTGGGTACGCTGATAAAACCAATTGCACGCGATGAACTGGCAGCCGTTATTACCCGATTTTGCCAGGGCAAATAAAAAGTTGACTTTCTGCTCTTAGCAATATTGTTGAAGCTCTATGTAATTCGTAATGGTAACCCTTCGATAAGTGCAAAATGAATAACAAGAAATCGACAGCTACAAATCTGTTCGTCTTGAGCTTGTCGAAGGATAAATGGATTGCTCGCTTGGCGCACATCCTTTGATAGGATCATGACGAACGGATTTACGTATTCTGCGAGAGATTGAAAGTTGACTACCTACTCTATG contains:
- a CDS encoding YbdD/YjiX family protein, which translates into the protein MGTGLIKRSASESSSTVNDSSLPVLETTQDVNRYIAQSATLRTNGTCIEPLAFWSYVWRTIRELSGDDAYERYIAQHTTNHPDTTPLARKDFFLYQQQQKWSGLQRCC
- a CDS encoding response regulator, with translation MVEVGTNKNGTAQMIAAKNLRVLLLDDDKFTLEFVGDMLLELGVAEVIRAENGEQGLAMLAGLSSQPDILICDLSMPEMDGVGFLMHLGMQGYVGDVILISGAQQHLLSGMDMYSSKLGLIPLGTLIKPIARDELAAVITRFCQGK